The following are encoded in a window of Lactobacillus intestinalis genomic DNA:
- a CDS encoding tRNA (adenine(22)-N(1))-methyltransferase produces MNKRLNALAEMVDKGSRVADIGTDHAYLPIELMNENKVSYAIASDIAAGPLQNAKDDIVAAGFEDKIETRLGAGLTTITTTDKIDTVVIAGMGGKLMVQILDDALNNGFKFKNLVLEPNIGEPGVRKWLIEHQYQILTEDLIAEAGHTYELIKARLGEERESLTEKELYFGPFILKEKNPVFYQKWQGQLVYHEKLLTNLNKAKKKDHNRIKQIEKELDFIKEELND; encoded by the coding sequence ATGAATAAACGTTTAAATGCTTTAGCAGAAATGGTAGATAAGGGCAGTCGTGTAGCTGATATCGGTACCGATCATGCTTATTTACCTATTGAATTAATGAATGAAAATAAGGTTTCTTATGCAATTGCTAGTGATATAGCAGCTGGTCCACTCCAAAATGCCAAAGATGACATTGTAGCAGCTGGGTTTGAGGATAAGATTGAAACGCGTTTAGGAGCTGGTCTAACCACAATTACTACGACAGATAAAATTGATACTGTTGTGATTGCTGGTATGGGCGGTAAATTAATGGTTCAAATATTAGATGATGCTTTAAATAATGGTTTTAAATTTAAAAATCTAGTTTTAGAACCCAATATTGGTGAACCAGGTGTAAGAAAATGGTTGATAGAACATCAATATCAAATTTTAACCGAAGATCTTATCGCAGAAGCTGGGCATACTTATGAGTTAATTAAAGCCCGGTTAGGAGAAGAGAGAGAATCTTTAACTGAAAAGGAACTTTACTTTGGTCCTTTTATTTTAAAGGAAAAGAATCCGGTCTTTTATCAAAAGTGGCAAGGTCAGCTTGTTTATCATGAAAAGTTATTGACTAACTTGAATAAAGCTAAGAAAAAGGATCACAATAGGATTAAGCAAATTGAAAAAGAGCTTGATTTTATAAAGGAGGAATTAAATGACTAA
- a CDS encoding 8-oxo-dGTP diphosphatase: MSKRTESVTLTNMCMIKRDHQILVLNRNDPVWPGLTFPGGHVEPHESFHDSVIREVKEETGLTIFSPKLVGVKQFYDQNQERYIVFFYITNKFTGQVKESNEGTLSWMTKEELLKHQLAYNFDRDLPIYFDAQLNEHLLDGKRDELF, from the coding sequence ATGAGTAAGCGTACAGAATCCGTTACTTTAACTAATATGTGTATGATTAAAAGGGATCATCAAATTTTAGTTCTCAATCGTAATGATCCGGTTTGGCCAGGATTAACTTTTCCTGGAGGACATGTAGAACCTCACGAATCTTTTCATGATTCAGTAATTCGTGAAGTTAAAGAAGAAACTGGATTAACTATTTTTTCTCCAAAATTAGTTGGCGTTAAACAGTTTTATGATCAAAATCAAGAACGATATATAGTATTTTTCTATATTACCAATAAATTTACTGGCCAAGTTAAAGAATCTAATGAAGGTACTCTAAGCTGGATGACTAAAGAAGAGCTTCTTAAACATCAACTCGCATATAATTTTGATCGAGATCTTCCTATTTATTTTGATGCTCAACTAAATGAACATTTACTTGATGGAAAGCGAGACGAATTATTCTAA
- a CDS encoding GntR family transcriptional regulator, which yields MEFKDNIPIYLQIEQYLYRQIAMGKLQAGQKIPSVRKLAVELTVNVNTVQRALQQMNDQGILYTKRGEGNFVTEDTALLDKTKQSLIDNELDEFVQNMTRLGVKKENLGQVLEEYIQRSENKNE from the coding sequence GTGGAATTTAAAGATAATATTCCAATTTATCTTCAGATTGAACAATATCTCTATCGTCAAATTGCGATGGGAAAACTCCAAGCGGGTCAAAAAATTCCCTCAGTCCGTAAGTTAGCTGTAGAGTTGACAGTAAACGTTAATACGGTTCAACGTGCTCTTCAGCAAATGAATGATCAGGGAATTTTATATACCAAACGTGGAGAGGGTAATTTTGTTACTGAAGATACAGCGCTTTTGGATAAAACTAAGCAATCGTTAATTGATAACGAATTAGACGAATTCGTTCAAAATATGACTCGTTTAGGGGTTAAGAAAGAAAATTTAGGGCAAGTATTAGAAGAATATATACAAAGAAGTGAGAATAAAAATGAATAA
- a CDS encoding M23 family metallopeptidase has protein sequence MQKQPKILFLIALLIIIAFASIPLWHIDLGNLDHKPGEVTRIKKKVKKQKVVHKVTWGYPFERLYEKDIKFKSGQKFGETDVLRRTNPKSYFHDGYDFGFSEVGHSPVLAIHSGIVHRVHFKPGMGLYVWVISKDGYVEIYQEGFLNDTDIYVKKGQHVKLGQKIGRLTGSHIHLGVTKTDKHYIDKHGDPCGNWWKNNGTWLNPMKIITDDIKENSK, from the coding sequence ATGCAAAAACAACCAAAAATTCTTTTTCTAATCGCACTTCTGATAATCATTGCTTTTGCGTCTATTCCTCTTTGGCATATCGATTTAGGAAATTTGGATCATAAGCCTGGCGAAGTAACTCGCATAAAGAAAAAAGTTAAAAAACAAAAAGTGGTTCATAAGGTGACTTGGGGGTATCCTTTTGAGCGTTTGTATGAAAAAGACATCAAATTTAAAAGTGGACAAAAATTCGGTGAGACAGATGTTTTGAGAAGAACGAATCCAAAAAGCTATTTTCATGATGGCTATGACTTTGGTTTTTCAGAAGTAGGTCATTCCCCTGTTCTTGCTATTCATTCCGGCATAGTGCATCGAGTACATTTTAAACCAGGTATGGGTTTATATGTTTGGGTTATTAGTAAAGATGGCTATGTTGAAATATATCAAGAAGGCTTTTTAAATGATACCGATATTTATGTTAAAAAAGGCCAACATGTTAAGTTAGGGCAAAAGATTGGTCGATTAACTGGCTCACACATTCACCTTGGTGTTACTAAAACCGATAAACACTATATCGATAAACATGGAGATCCATGTGGTAATTGGTGGAAAAACAATGGCACGTGGCTTAATCCGATGAAGATCATTACAGATGACATTAAAGAAAATAGTAAATAA
- the dnaG gene encoding DNA primase, whose protein sequence is MAGRIPEDFINEVRNSVNIVDVISQYVSLEKKGKDYIGLCPFHQEKTPSFTVNEEKQFFKCFGCGKGGNVYKFLMYKDNLTFPESVEQVANFAHIPMPSGYNHHQTNSNLTPVMKINQDAADFYHRVLVTTRAGERGMAYAKKRELDKKTIDHFGIGYAPQQENLLLLYLRGKNYQDDDLVKSGLFIQSKSGELYDRFRDRLMFPLSDESGRVIAFSGRRLSNDKTEAKYMNSPETEIFTKSKLLFHFAEAKKAAREEKHLVLYEGYMDVIAAYKAGVKSGIASMGTSLTDEQVYMMRRNNRNIIINYDGDDPGVHAAERAVQMFKQAGGFNIGVVVLPEGLDPDEYVKKYGKDKYHSEVKGALSATDFLLKRLAKKFNLNNDLDRINYLNDAVKEISNISDPVQQDLYLRKIADENKVSFEALKANLLHEVKRNRRANRHKNGDPYVDKTRPVVDLSTQDKNATAVDPVQLRLLYLFLKSDQAREYLLARHFLFPSKEFAQLEELWLKFIETHENPTVSDFYDFIPEQLQGIIESAELAEMPEDFDDHEIDDQIRMLEKRKINLQLDKLMNKIKDAERKQDSEQILVLTQQLIKLKRALG, encoded by the coding sequence ATGGCTGGACGTATTCCAGAAGATTTTATCAATGAAGTGCGTAATAGCGTCAATATTGTAGATGTTATCAGCCAATATGTGTCACTTGAAAAGAAAGGCAAAGACTATATTGGTCTTTGCCCTTTTCATCAAGAAAAAACTCCCTCATTTACAGTAAATGAAGAAAAGCAATTTTTTAAATGCTTTGGATGTGGCAAAGGTGGAAATGTCTACAAGTTTTTAATGTATAAAGACAACCTAACTTTCCCAGAAAGTGTTGAACAAGTTGCAAATTTTGCTCATATTCCAATGCCATCAGGCTATAACCATCATCAAACTAATAGTAATTTGACACCAGTGATGAAAATTAACCAAGATGCGGCTGATTTTTATCATAGAGTATTAGTAACAACAAGAGCTGGTGAGAGAGGGATGGCATATGCTAAAAAACGTGAATTAGATAAAAAAACTATTGACCATTTTGGCATTGGCTATGCTCCTCAGCAGGAAAACTTGTTATTGTTATATTTAAGAGGTAAAAACTATCAAGATGATGATTTAGTTAAGAGTGGGCTCTTTATCCAAAGTAAATCGGGGGAACTTTATGATCGCTTTCGTGATCGCTTAATGTTTCCATTGAGTGATGAGAGTGGAAGAGTGATTGCTTTTTCTGGTCGACGTCTTTCTAATGATAAAACTGAAGCAAAATATATGAATAGTCCAGAAACGGAGATTTTTACTAAATCAAAGTTACTGTTTCACTTTGCGGAAGCTAAGAAAGCTGCTCGAGAAGAAAAACATTTGGTACTTTATGAAGGCTACATGGACGTCATTGCTGCTTACAAAGCAGGAGTTAAATCAGGGATTGCATCAATGGGAACGAGTTTAACTGATGAACAAGTTTACATGATGCGGCGGAATAATCGTAATATCATCATTAATTATGATGGGGATGATCCCGGAGTTCATGCAGCTGAACGTGCAGTTCAAATGTTTAAGCAAGCTGGCGGTTTTAACATCGGAGTAGTTGTTTTACCAGAAGGATTGGATCCTGACGAATATGTTAAAAAGTATGGTAAGGATAAGTACCACAGCGAAGTAAAAGGTGCCTTATCTGCAACGGACTTTCTTTTAAAGCGATTAGCCAAGAAATTTAATTTAAATAATGATTTGGATCGAATAAATTATTTAAATGATGCTGTCAAAGAAATTTCTAATATTTCAGATCCAGTACAACAAGATTTGTATCTTAGAAAGATCGCAGATGAGAATAAAGTATCATTTGAAGCTTTAAAGGCTAATTTATTACATGAAGTAAAACGTAATCGAAGAGCCAATCGCCATAAAAATGGTGATCCATATGTGGATAAGACGAGGCCTGTAGTAGATTTATCTACTCAGGATAAAAATGCGACAGCAGTCGATCCAGTTCAATTGAGACTACTGTATCTATTTTTAAAATCAGATCAAGCAAGAGAATACTTGCTAGCTCGACATTTTCTGTTTCCAAGTAAAGAATTTGCTCAACTTGAAGAATTATGGTTAAAATTTATAGAAACCCACGAAAATCCTACTGTAAGTGATTTTTATGATTTTATTCCTGAGCAACTTCAAGGTATAATAGAGAGTGCTGAGTTAGCAGAAATGCCTGAAGATTTTGATGACCATGAGATTGATGATCAAATTCGAATGCTTGAAAAGCGCAAAATCAATTTACAGCTGGATAAGCTTATGAATAAGATTAAGGATGCAGAGCGCAAACAAGATTCGGAACAGATATTAGTGTTGACTCAACAACTCATTAAGTTAAAAAGAGCTTTGGGCTAG
- a CDS encoding ABC transporter ATP-binding protein: MNNLLSVKDLSYKKNQKQILHDVNLNLEKGKIIALLGENGAGKTTLMRIIAGVAKNYKGTVSLEGATKEADRKARLSFTDGLTGFSDSTKIKDVVNFYINIFEDFDADQFDQLREFMKLGLDMKLSQLSRGMREKLIIALTFSRKVDLYLLDEPFGGIDAMARKKIINSIILWKAEDATILISDHFVNEIATLLDEVVVIKDRTIFAHESAEEIRSNHESIEEYYEGLYEDEDE, translated from the coding sequence ATGAATAACTTATTGAGTGTGAAAGATTTAAGCTATAAGAAAAACCAAAAGCAAATTTTACATGATGTAAATTTGAATTTAGAAAAAGGTAAGATAATTGCCTTACTTGGAGAAAATGGAGCTGGAAAAACCACTTTAATGAGAATTATTGCAGGTGTAGCTAAAAATTATAAAGGAACTGTCTCTTTAGAGGGCGCAACTAAAGAAGCGGACAGAAAGGCAAGATTGTCTTTTACAGACGGTTTAACAGGTTTTAGTGACTCAACCAAAATAAAGGATGTTGTTAACTTTTATATTAATATTTTTGAAGATTTTGACGCAGATCAATTTGATCAATTACGTGAGTTTATGAAACTAGGCCTTGATATGAAACTTAGTCAACTTTCTCGTGGGATGAGAGAAAAACTAATTATTGCTTTAACTTTTTCAAGAAAGGTTGATCTATATCTCTTAGATGAGCCTTTTGGTGGGATTGATGCAATGGCACGTAAGAAAATCATTAATTCCATTATTTTGTGGAAAGCTGAAGATGCTACTATTTTGATTTCAGACCATTTCGTTAATGAAATAGCTACACTGTTAGATGAGGTAGTGGTGATCAAGGATAGGACCATTTTTGCTCATGAATCAGCAGAAGAAATTCGTAGTAATCATGAAAGTATCGAAGAATATTACGAAGGTTTGTATGAAGATGAGGATGAATAG
- the rpoD gene encoding RNA polymerase sigma factor RpoD, with amino-acid sequence MVKEVVKDVKKSKTITEKDFTERLIKPYNLQGKAVDQLVQEFEDNGISIVDEKGDPSKLALKKQKDVEKAELKDMSAPSSVRMNDPVRMYLKEIGRVPLLNADQEIALAKRIESGDEEAKQELAEANLRLVVSIAKRYVGRGMSFLDLIQEGNMGLMKAVDKFDYRLGFKFSTYATWWIRQAITRAIADQARTIRIPVHMVETINKLIRIQRQLLQDLGREPTPEEIGAEMDMATNKVRDILKIAQEPVSLETPIGEEDDSHLGDFIEDKDATSPEQHASYEMLKEQLEEVLDTLTDREENVLRLRFGLDDGRTRTLEEVGRVFGVTRERIRQIEAKALRKLRHPSRSNQLRDFLD; translated from the coding sequence ATGGTTAAAGAAGTCGTAAAAGATGTGAAGAAGAGTAAGACCATTACTGAAAAAGACTTTACTGAACGACTAATTAAGCCTTATAACTTACAAGGTAAGGCTGTTGATCAATTAGTTCAAGAGTTTGAAGATAATGGTATTAGCATTGTTGATGAAAAAGGTGATCCTTCTAAATTAGCTTTAAAGAAGCAAAAAGACGTTGAAAAAGCTGAGTTAAAAGATATGTCAGCTCCTTCAAGTGTCAGAATGAACGATCCAGTTCGGATGTACTTGAAAGAAATTGGACGTGTTCCTTTACTAAATGCTGATCAAGAAATTGCTTTAGCTAAAAGAATCGAATCTGGAGATGAAGAAGCTAAGCAAGAATTAGCAGAAGCTAACTTACGTTTAGTTGTATCTATTGCTAAGCGTTATGTAGGACGTGGAATGTCCTTCCTTGATTTAATTCAAGAAGGTAATATGGGATTGATGAAGGCGGTAGATAAGTTTGATTATCGTCTGGGATTCAAGTTTTCAACTTATGCAACTTGGTGGATTAGACAGGCCATTACGCGTGCTATTGCCGATCAAGCTCGTACGATCAGAATTCCTGTCCATATGGTTGAAACTATTAACAAATTGATTAGAATTCAACGTCAATTGTTACAAGACCTTGGACGTGAACCAACTCCTGAAGAAATTGGGGCCGAAATGGATATGGCAACTAATAAGGTTCGTGATATCTTAAAGATTGCCCAAGAACCTGTATCTCTTGAAACACCTATTGGTGAAGAAGATGATTCTCACCTTGGTGACTTTATTGAAGATAAAGATGCTACTAGTCCAGAACAACATGCTTCATATGAAATGTTAAAGGAACAACTTGAAGAAGTTCTTGATACTTTGACTGATCGTGAAGAAAATGTTTTAAGACTTCGTTTTGGTCTTGATGATGGTCGTACTCGTACTTTGGAAGAAGTTGGGAGAGTATTTGGCGTAACTCGTGAACGTATTCGTCAAATTGAAGCGAAGGCGCTTCGTAAATTACGTCATCCAAGTCGGTCCAACCAATTACGTGATTTCTTAGACTAA
- the pepT gene encoding peptidase T translates to MEYPNLLPRFLKYVKVNSRSDEHSDRFPSTEREENFQKNVIMKDLEELGLSDVHYNQKSGCVIATIPSNVDYEVPTMGFLAHCDTADFNSENVKPQIHENYDGESKIQLGDSEFYLDPEVFPHLRNYKGQTIITASGDTLLGGDDKCGVSELMTFAEYLMNHPEVKHGTIRLGFTPDEEIGTGAEHFDVADFNADFAFTVDGEAPGKLDWGTFSAAQFSLDIQGVNVHPAVAKGQMINAVQVAIDFHNQLPDHDRPEHAEGKEGFFHLMKLDGTVDNAHMDYIIRDFEREGLEERKNLVKSIVEKMNAEFGTERIKLKMWDQYYNMADELKKHMDIVDLARDAYRAEGLEINEDPVRGGTDGSQLTYMGLPCPNIFAGEENMHGRYEYTVLESMYKAVDVMIKMAELNAERAK, encoded by the coding sequence ATGGAATATCCAAATTTATTACCAAGATTTTTAAAGTATGTAAAAGTTAACTCACGTTCTGACGAACACTCAGATCGTTTTCCTTCAACTGAAAGAGAAGAAAACTTCCAAAAGAATGTGATTATGAAGGATTTAGAAGAATTAGGTTTGAGTGATGTGCACTATAATCAAAAATCGGGCTGTGTAATTGCTACTATTCCTTCTAATGTTGATTATGAGGTTCCTACAATGGGATTTTTAGCCCACTGTGATACAGCTGATTTTAATTCTGAAAACGTTAAGCCTCAAATTCATGAAAATTATGATGGGGAATCTAAAATTCAATTAGGTGATTCAGAATTCTACCTTGATCCTGAAGTATTTCCTCACTTAAGAAATTATAAAGGTCAAACAATTATTACCGCGTCTGGTGATACTTTGCTTGGTGGGGATGATAAGTGTGGAGTTTCAGAATTAATGACTTTTGCAGAATATTTAATGAATCATCCTGAAGTAAAACATGGCACAATTCGTTTAGGCTTTACTCCTGATGAAGAAATCGGAACTGGTGCTGAACACTTTGATGTGGCAGATTTTAATGCTGACTTCGCGTTTACGGTGGATGGAGAAGCTCCAGGTAAACTGGATTGGGGGACATTTTCTGCTGCTCAATTTAGTTTAGATATTCAAGGTGTTAATGTTCACCCAGCTGTTGCTAAAGGCCAAATGATTAATGCAGTTCAAGTGGCAATTGACTTTCATAACCAATTACCGGATCATGATCGTCCTGAGCATGCTGAAGGTAAAGAAGGATTTTTCCATTTAATGAAGCTTGATGGAACTGTAGATAATGCACATATGGATTACATTATTCGTGATTTTGAACGTGAAGGACTTGAAGAGCGTAAGAACTTGGTAAAGTCTATTGTTGAAAAAATGAATGCTGAATTCGGTACTGAACGGATCAAACTTAAGATGTGGGATCAATATTATAATATGGCCGATGAATTAAAGAAGCATATGGATATTGTAGATTTGGCAAGAGATGCTTATCGAGCTGAGGGGCTTGAAATCAATGAAGACCCAGTTCGTGGTGGTACTGATGGATCTCAGTTAACTTATATGGGTTTACCATGTCCTAATATTTTTGCCGGTGAAGAAAATATGCATGGGAGATATGAATACACTGTTCTTGAATCTATGTATAAAGCTGTCGATGTCATGATTAAAATGGCCGAATTAAATGCTGAAAGAGCTAAATAG
- a CDS encoding Nif3-like dinuclear metal center hexameric protein — protein sequence MTKVKEIVGRLRESFPEEIASKGDPVGLQIGSMEAEVTKVMTTLDVRPQVVKEAVEKGVNFIVSHHPVMFRPARNLDYSDPQNAMYANIIKNGITIYSIHTNSDKAQNGSSDWEAEELGLQDIAPFALDDDGIAIGRKGKLPQTMSAYDFAYYVKDKMNIKMARLITADNQKPITTVGFICGDGGKYWRRALEDNLDAFITGDVYYHVGHDIISSGLTVVDPGHYTEKLFKYKVYDLLKDWNEEKNWRVGVELSEVSTNPFQDLF from the coding sequence ATGACTAAGGTTAAGGAGATTGTCGGGCGTTTGAGAGAAAGCTTCCCTGAAGAAATTGCTAGCAAAGGAGATCCAGTAGGGCTTCAAATCGGCTCCATGGAAGCAGAAGTTACTAAAGTAATGACAACTTTAGATGTACGTCCTCAAGTAGTGAAGGAGGCTGTAGAAAAAGGGGTTAACTTCATTGTAAGTCATCATCCGGTAATGTTTCGACCAGCCCGTAACTTAGATTATAGTGATCCACAAAACGCAATGTATGCCAATATCATTAAAAATGGCATTACAATTTATTCAATTCATACTAATTCAGATAAGGCTCAAAATGGATCAAGTGATTGGGAAGCAGAAGAGCTCGGGTTACAAGATATTGCGCCCTTTGCTTTAGATGATGATGGAATTGCTATTGGTCGAAAAGGAAAGCTTCCTCAAACTATGTCAGCTTATGATTTTGCTTATTATGTTAAAGATAAGATGAATATTAAGATGGCACGACTTATTACAGCTGATAATCAAAAGCCTATTACCACTGTAGGTTTTATCTGTGGAGATGGGGGAAAATACTGGCGTAGAGCTTTAGAAGATAATTTAGATGCTTTTATTACAGGGGATGTTTATTATCATGTAGGCCATGATATTATTTCATCTGGTTTAACTGTAGTCGATCCGGGACACTACACTGAAAAATTATTCAAATATAAAGTGTATGATCTTTTAAAGGATTGGAATGAAGAAAAGAATTGGCGAGTAGGGGTTGAACTTTCAGAAGTATCCACCAATCCATTCCAAGATTTATTTTAA